One window of Nicotiana tomentosiformis chromosome 11, ASM39032v3, whole genome shotgun sequence genomic DNA carries:
- the LOC138900904 gene encoding uncharacterized protein isoform X2, which translates to MCIGNSVTNSADLQSFFPLARRGEFLILVETYGKSNLNRWMKDIHNDQKQDFLNNLYREAMMRRLLLLVAIATLLNGVRGLGAEGPGRGAGGQGWGQGADGPGRGAGGRGGQGAEGQPLPPQEH; encoded by the exons ATGTGTATCGGAAACAGTGTAACGAACAGTGCCGATTTGCAGAGTTTTTTTCCTTTGGCACGTAGAGGGGAGTTCTTAATCTTGGTGGAAACGTATGGAAAGAGCAATCTCAACCGTTGGATGAAGGATATTCATAACGATCAGAAACAAGATTTCTTGAACAATCTATACAGAGAAGCAATGATGAGAAG GCTTCTCCTTCTGGTAGCAATTGCTACATTATTGAATGGAGTAAGGGGTCTAGGAGCTGAAGGCCCTGGTCGTGGAGCAGGGGGTCAAGGATGGGGTCAAGGAGCTGATGGCCCTGGCCGTGGAGCAGGGGGTCGAGGGGGTCAAGGAGCTGAAGGGCAACCTCTTCCACCTCAAGAACACTGA